Proteins encoded together in one Microplitis mediator isolate UGA2020A chromosome 7, iyMicMedi2.1, whole genome shotgun sequence window:
- the LOC130672333 gene encoding uncharacterized protein C15orf61 homolog isoform X1, whose translation MNKFKIFKFNNYFLSDAKKPLASEVLTSYLLQTQEPPWTSYFVKYRDIKNDQRGMSHFNWAVGNSNYHVLRTGCFPYIKYHCTKRPKQDLTLDDRFFKAIKIINLGIPTLLYGLAAIYLIRHQEPVKTSRGQVFIYFLLPEDKGSRY comes from the exons atgaataaatttaaaatatttaaatttaataattattttttgagtgaCGCGAAAAAACCCCTTGCATCTGag GTTTTAACGAGCTACCTTTTGCAAACACAAGAACCGCCTTGGACTTCGTACTTCGTGAAGTACAGAGACATAAAAAATGACCAACGAGGCATGTCACATTTCAATTGGGCTGTCGGTAATTCAAACTACCACGTGCTACGCACTGGATGTTTTCCTTACATCAAGTACCACTGTACGAAACGCCCGAAACAGGACCTCACACTCGATGACAGATTCTTCAAGGCTATCAAGATAATAAACCTTG GAATTCCTACTCTGCTTTATGGACTCGCTGCTATCTATTTAATACGGCATCAAGAGCCTGTCAAGACTTCGCGAGGTCAagtctttatatattttttacttcccGAAGACAAGGGATCAAGATATTGA
- the LOC130672333 gene encoding uncharacterized protein C15orf61 homolog isoform X2: MSHFNWAVGNSNYHVLRTGCFPYIKYHCTKRPKQDLTLDDRFFKAIKIINLGIPTLLYGLAAIYLIRHQEPVKTSRGQVFIYFLLPEDKGSRY, translated from the exons ATGTCACATTTCAATTGGGCTGTCGGTAATTCAAACTACCACGTGCTACGCACTGGATGTTTTCCTTACATCAAGTACCACTGTACGAAACGCCCGAAACAGGACCTCACACTCGATGACAGATTCTTCAAGGCTATCAAGATAATAAACCTTG GAATTCCTACTCTGCTTTATGGACTCGCTGCTATCTATTTAATACGGCATCAAGAGCCTGTCAAGACTTCGCGAGGTCAagtctttatatattttttacttcccGAAGACAAGGGATCAAGATATTGA